Proteins encoded in a region of the Flavobacteriaceae bacterium HL-DH10 genome:
- a CDS encoding GNAT family N-acetyltransferase: MLRRLLNTDHSYFCLFQEQALQEFYKGVYNKHNNNSYTSGKFEIIKRNPKKRLFRVNFIPQYFNLVIKDNTNLKKTRLNSVEKGFLVNLKNYKNVNSYMLSQFSAKSRTKIRSNLKRLELCFKITYKFYYGSISKKDYEFLFKNLETLIKTRFLEINKEHQALKNWKQYRNNVYDMVLNKSASIFVIYDDDKPIDICISYHFENITINHIRSFDIDYSKFRLGYLDIYKQLEWSFEQGFEIFDLGMGKLRYKEEWCNEIYTFNHHIIFNRKKVLNYLLLAITKMYVLITIKIFKIKNKLILKEKSNNKLKVNKRCLFEDISLEKFNSEKVNYIEINVEAENNKHLRKNFYEFLYLNKLSKASTKVFMNTSSNKCIIKGTKKIQEFELTH, encoded by the coding sequence ATGCTAAGAAGACTATTAAATACCGATCACTCCTACTTCTGTTTGTTTCAAGAACAAGCGTTACAAGAATTTTACAAAGGTGTTTATAATAAACATAATAATAATTCTTACACCAGTGGTAAATTTGAAATAATAAAAAGAAATCCTAAAAAAAGATTATTCCGAGTAAACTTTATCCCTCAATATTTCAACTTAGTTATAAAGGATAATACTAACCTTAAAAAGACAAGATTAAATAGTGTTGAAAAAGGGTTTTTAGTCAATTTAAAAAATTATAAAAACGTTAATTCCTATATGCTCTCTCAATTTAGCGCAAAAAGTAGAACTAAAATTAGGTCTAACTTAAAGCGACTAGAATTATGTTTTAAGATTACATATAAATTTTACTACGGTAGTATTTCTAAAAAAGATTATGAATTTTTATTTAAAAATCTTGAGACACTAATAAAAACAAGATTTTTAGAAATAAACAAAGAACACCAAGCTTTAAAAAATTGGAAACAATACCGAAATAATGTTTATGATATGGTATTAAACAAATCTGCTTCAATTTTTGTGATTTATGATGATGACAAACCAATAGATATTTGTATCAGTTACCATTTTGAGAATATAACTATTAATCACATCAGATCTTTTGATATTGACTACTCTAAATTTAGACTTGGGTACCTTGATATTTATAAACAACTCGAATGGAGTTTTGAACAGGGCTTTGAAATTTTTGATTTAGGTATGGGTAAACTTCGCTATAAAGAAGAATGGTGCAATGAAATTTACACCTTTAACCATCATATTATTTTTAATAGAAAAAAGGTCCTAAATTACTTGTTATTGGCCATAACCAAAATGTATGTTTTAATAACAATTAAAATATTTAAAATTAAAAACAAACTGATCCTAAAAGAAAAATCAAACAATAAACTTAAAGTCAATAAAAGGTGTTTATTTGAAGACATTTCTTTGGAAAAGTTTAATTCAGAAAAAGTTAATTACATAGAAATAAATGTTGAAGCAGAAAATAATAAGCATCTAAGAAAGAACTTTTATGAATTTTTATATTTAAATAAACTTTCTAAAGCATCCACAAAGGTTTTTATGAACACATCTAGTAATAAGTGTATTATAAAAGGGACTAAAAAGATTCAAGAGTTCGAATTAACACATTAA
- a CDS encoding GNAT family N-acetyltransferase produces MIKQNPFTSPLFTNIWSKHFNHNNPIYKFNFITNISFNKPLFLSLYINIGKNLTKGISYFINEDFKILDFKKKVILIYDVPKYFNIKDDNLPKRIKKIKIKQYPGFLIHLENYKDINDYLSKNFSKSSKQKFNRYKSRLEHCFDIKEKMLIGNIEKSEYDFVFNHFKELLTKRFDDKQIVNNNLNPKEWNFYYEVVYPLLLEKKAALYVIYNGETPICVRLLYFSETIIFDAITVFDIDYTKFHIGKISIMKMLEWSFKNDFKIFDFSKGYFDYKESWSDLRYDFEYHLFIDSKSITSIILGNTIAFLLKFKQYLREKEINKTLHKLTYILRRRKTYSDTLIKEISINEINYKQNQLEPIKLDDKHAFLKKYAYDFLFITKEHFKNLKVYKVNNQLNTIYLLEVNEHIKILSVTI; encoded by the coding sequence GTGATAAAACAAAATCCATTTACTTCACCTTTATTTACTAACATTTGGAGTAAACACTTCAATCATAATAATCCTATTTATAAGTTTAATTTTATCACCAATATATCTTTTAATAAACCTTTATTTTTATCGTTATATATAAATATTGGAAAAAATCTAACTAAAGGAATTTCTTATTTTATTAATGAAGATTTTAAAATTTTAGATTTTAAAAAAAAAGTAATTTTAATTTATGATGTACCTAAGTATTTTAATATCAAAGATGATAATCTACCTAAAAGGATAAAAAAAATAAAGATTAAACAATACCCTGGTTTTTTAATCCATCTTGAGAATTATAAAGATATTAATGATTATTTAAGTAAAAATTTTAGTAAAAGTAGTAAGCAAAAATTTAACAGATATAAATCACGCCTTGAACATTGCTTTGATATTAAAGAAAAAATGTTAATTGGGAATATTGAAAAATCTGAATATGATTTTGTTTTTAATCATTTTAAAGAATTACTTACTAAACGATTTGATGATAAACAAATAGTAAATAATAATTTAAATCCTAAAGAATGGAATTTTTATTATGAAGTAGTATACCCTTTACTCCTTGAAAAAAAGGCAGCTTTATATGTTATTTACAATGGCGAAACACCTATTTGTGTTAGACTACTATATTTTTCTGAAACTATTATTTTTGATGCCATTACTGTATTTGATATTGATTACACTAAATTTCATATAGGTAAAATTTCTATTATGAAAATGCTAGAATGGAGTTTTAAAAACGATTTCAAAATATTTGATTTTTCAAAAGGTTATTTTGATTATAAAGAAAGCTGGAGCGATTTAAGATATGATTTTGAATACCACCTCTTTATTGATTCTAAATCAATCACATCAATTATACTTGGCAATACCATTGCCTTTTTATTAAAATTCAAACAATATCTAAGAGAAAAAGAAATAAACAAAACTTTACACAAATTAACTTATATATTAAGAAGACGTAAAACATATAGCGATACTTTAATAAAAGAAATATCAATAAATGAGATAAATTATAAACAAAACCAACTAGAACCAATAAAACTAGATGACAAGCACGCTTTTTTAAAGAAATATGCGTACGATTTTCTTTTTATTACTAAAGAACATTTTAAAAACTTGAAGGTTTACAAAGTAAATAATCAATTAAATACTATATATCTTTTGGAGGTAAATGAACACATAAAAATTTTATCAGTTACTATTTAA
- a CDS encoding peptidoglycan bridge formation glycyltransferase FemA/FemB family protein gives MEITLQKIYNKSEWKKCINQCDSFDFYHTYDYHILSKSEGETPLLLKYTEKNITIAIPLLVREISGTIYKDATSVYGYAGPISKDLPYDFDNSNFKKCLITYFKKNNFVSVFSRLNPFIPGQCRAIIDIGTIYNQGKVVNIKINKDIETQRQLFQRRLKTHINKAKRHCSIRKVSTDEDLNIFMEIYHENMDRVQAKKAYYFSESYFQKIAKSDDFETIILLATDNKTSSVIAGCQFIITNGIVQYHLSGAKNDFLHLMPTKLLIDEMRIIATKRGLNFFNLGGGLGGKDNDSLFNFKSSFSKDFKNFNLWKLIVNQDIYDSLVEKNDITLKSDYFPLYRANVDINVNL, from the coding sequence ATGGAAATTACTTTACAAAAAATATATAATAAAAGTGAGTGGAAAAAATGCATTAATCAATGTGATTCTTTTGACTTTTATCATACCTATGATTATCATATATTGTCTAAATCAGAAGGAGAAACTCCTTTATTGCTAAAATATACTGAGAAAAATATTACTATAGCTATCCCCCTACTTGTCCGGGAAATTTCTGGAACAATTTATAAAGATGCAACTTCAGTATATGGTTATGCAGGCCCAATAAGTAAAGATCTTCCTTATGATTTTGATAATAGTAATTTTAAAAAATGTTTAATTACTTATTTTAAAAAGAACAATTTTGTATCCGTTTTTTCTAGATTAAACCCTTTTATACCCGGGCAATGCAGAGCCATTATAGATATTGGTACAATTTATAATCAAGGCAAAGTAGTTAATATTAAAATTAATAAAGATATTGAAACTCAAAGGCAATTATTTCAAAGGAGACTAAAAACACATATTAACAAAGCTAAAAGGCATTGCTCTATTAGAAAAGTTTCAACAGATGAAGATCTGAACATATTCATGGAAATTTATCATGAAAACATGGATCGCGTACAAGCCAAAAAAGCATATTATTTTAGTGAATCTTATTTTCAAAAAATTGCAAAATCTGATGATTTTGAGACTATTATATTATTAGCAACTGATAACAAAACTAGCTCTGTAATTGCTGGATGTCAATTCATTATAACGAATGGAATTGTACAATATCATTTATCTGGCGCAAAAAATGACTTTTTACATTTAATGCCTACCAAATTATTGATTGATGAAATGAGAATAATAGCCACAAAAAGAGGGCTTAATTTTTTTAACTTAGGTGGTGGTTTAGGCGGAAAGGATAATGATTCTCTATTTAATTTTAAATCATCTTTTTCAAAAGACTTTAAAAACTTCAATCTATGGAAACTCATTGTTAATCAAGATATATATGACTCTTTAGTAGAGAAGAATGATATTACTCTTAAATCTGATTATTTTCCTCTTTATAGAGCAAACGTTGATATAAATGTAAATCTGTGA
- a CDS encoding HAD-IA family hydrolase — translation MILNIKNTIIAFDLDDTIYNELDYLKSAYKEIAVSLDKENWLKLYAHMLSLYRSKKNVFDILSRSYKIEKEKLIEQYRVHKPIIKPFDYLIPLLIKIKKMNGKIAIITDGRELTQNNKIKSLGLNKYLDLIIISEVVGTEKPNENNFKILELKFPNHNYIYIADNYKKDFITPNARKWTTIGLVDNGLNIHNNCATYVSNKKFSPVFLINNFNEIKLTLN, via the coding sequence ATGATTTTGAACATTAAAAATACTATAATAGCATTTGATCTAGATGATACAATTTATAATGAATTAGATTATTTGAAGTCTGCTTATAAAGAAATTGCTGTTTCGCTTGATAAAGAAAATTGGTTAAAACTTTATGCTCATATGCTTTCTTTATATCGTTCAAAAAAAAATGTTTTCGACATTTTATCCCGTTCTTACAAAATTGAAAAAGAGAAGTTAATTGAACAATATAGAGTTCATAAACCCATAATAAAACCATTTGATTATTTAATTCCATTATTGATTAAAATAAAAAAAATGAATGGAAAAATTGCTATAATTACTGATGGTAGAGAACTTACACAAAATAATAAAATTAAGAGTTTAGGTTTAAACAAGTATTTAGATTTAATTATTATATCTGAAGTGGTTGGAACTGAAAAGCCAAATGAAAATAATTTTAAAATTTTAGAATTAAAATTTCCAAACCACAATTACATATATATAGCCGATAATTATAAAAAGGATTTTATAACACCAAATGCAAGAAAATGGACAACTATTGGATTAGTTGACAATGGATTGAACATACACAATAATTGCGCTACTTATGTGTCTAATAAAAAATTTTCACCTGTTTTTTTAATAAACAATTTTAATGAGATTAAATTAACTCTTAATTAA
- a CDS encoding ATP-grasp domain-containing protein codes for MNILITSAGRRVSLVKAFKNELKKLVPISNVFTVDYEPELSAACYESDKSFPVPKAEDLNYIDSLLNICIENDIKLIIPTIDTELLVLAKNKNMFLDKGIIIIVSSVDFVLKCRDKHKIHDFFVKNNIQVAKEYSRSDYKFPLFLKPYDGSRSVDNFIIKRKEDLNSMHLENEKLMFLEYLDQDLYEEFTCDMYYDKDNKLKCVVPRKRIEIRDGEVNKGITKKNIIIDFSKKHLSHINGAIGCLTVQFFKHKVNEQIIGIEINPRFGGGFPLTYLAGANYVKWILEEYLFNKEIDEQFDCWKNNLLMLRYDNEILVNDFEH; via the coding sequence ATGAATATATTAATTACTTCTGCTGGACGAAGAGTCTCTCTAGTAAAAGCTTTTAAAAATGAACTAAAAAAATTAGTTCCAATTTCTAATGTCTTTACTGTAGATTACGAGCCTGAATTATCGGCAGCATGCTATGAGTCTGACAAATCTTTTCCTGTACCCAAAGCAGAAGATTTAAACTACATTGATTCATTGTTAAATATTTGTATAGAAAATGACATCAAATTAATTATTCCAACAATTGATACTGAATTATTAGTTTTAGCTAAAAATAAAAACATGTTTTTAGATAAAGGGATAATTATAATTGTGTCTTCTGTGGATTTTGTTTTAAAATGTAGAGATAAACATAAAATTCATGATTTTTTTGTTAAAAACAATATACAAGTAGCAAAAGAATATAGTCGAAGTGATTATAAGTTTCCACTCTTTTTAAAGCCATACGATGGCAGTCGAAGTGTTGATAATTTCATTATTAAAAGAAAGGAAGATTTGAACTCAATGCATCTTGAAAATGAAAAATTAATGTTTTTAGAATATCTAGACCAAGATCTCTATGAGGAATTTACTTGTGATATGTATTATGACAAGGATAATAAGTTAAAATGTGTTGTTCCTAGAAAGCGAATTGAAATAAGAGATGGGGAAGTTAATAAGGGTATTACTAAAAAAAATATAATTATTGATTTTTCTAAAAAACACTTATCGCATATAAATGGTGCTATCGGCTGTTTAACAGTTCAATTCTTTAAACATAAAGTTAATGAACAAATTATTGGTATAGAGATAAACCCAAGGTTTGGAGGCGGATTCCCTTTAACTTATTTAGCCGGTGCAAATTATGTTAAATGGATTTTGGAAGAATATTTATTCAACAAAGAAATTGATGAGCAATTCGATTGTTGGAAAAATAATTTATTAATGCTTAGATATGATAATGAAATATTAGTAAATGATTTTGAACATTAA